The DNA sequence GCGGCTGGTGCTTCCCGGGCAGGGGCACTTCGGGCAGTGCATGGGGCGCCTGGAGGAGAGCGGGCTGGGCGACGCGGTGCGCGAGCACGTGGCGTCGGGGCGGCCCTTCTTCGGGATCTGCGTGGGGATGGAGCTGCTCTTCGAGGGGAGCGAGGAGGCGCCGGGGGTGCCCGGCCTGGGGCTGCTGCGGGGGAGCGTGGACCGCCTACGCACGGAGCTGCACCTTCCCCACATGGGGTGGAACTCGGTGGACTTCACCTCCCGCGCGGACGGCGACCCGGTGCTGCAGGGCGTCGCCGGGCCGGAGCCGCGCTACTTCTACCACGCGCACTCCTTCGCCGTGCAGGCGCCGGACGATGGCGACGTGCTGGGGTGGTGCGAATACGGCGTCCCCTTCGCCTCGATCGTGGGGCGCGGCAACGTCTGGGGGATCCAGTTCCACCCGGAGAAGAGCCAGGAGGACGGGCTGAGGATCCTGGGCAACTTCGCGCGGCTGTGAGTACGGATTCCTGGGCTTTCACTGACGGACTGCTATGCGCTTCTTCAAAGGCCACGGCCTCGGCAACGACTACCTTGCCCTGCGCCTCGCCGGTCTGCCGTTCGGACTCACGCCGCCCGCGGTGCGGCTCCTGTGCGACCGGCACACCGGTGTCGGGTCGGACGGGGTGCTGGCGCTGGTGCCGTCGGACGTGGCGGAATTCGGGGTGCGGATCTTCAACCCGGACGGCTCGGAGGCGGAGAAGAGCGGGAACGGGCTCCGCATCTTCGCGGCGTACCTGCTGGAGACCGGCGGCACCGCCGTGGGGGCGCCGTTCACCG is a window from the Longimicrobiaceae bacterium genome containing:
- the hisH gene encoding imidazole glycerol phosphate synthase subunit HisH, translated to MTRPSVTVLDYGAGNLRSVVKAFEHGGAEVRLTSDPVEARRAERLVLPGQGHFGQCMGRLEESGLGDAVREHVASGRPFFGICVGMELLFEGSEEAPGVPGLGLLRGSVDRLRTELHLPHMGWNSVDFTSRADGDPVLQGVAGPEPRYFYHAHSFAVQAPDDGDVLGWCEYGVPFASIVGRGNVWGIQFHPEKSQEDGLRILGNFARL